In one Streptomyces sp. NBC_01241 genomic region, the following are encoded:
- the purF gene encoding amidophosphoribosyltransferase: MPRGDGRLNHDLLPGEKGPQDACGVFGVWAPGEEVAKLTYFGLYALQHRGQESAGIAVSNGSQILVFKDMGLVSQVFDETSLGSLQGHIAVGHARYSTTGASVWENAQPTFRATAHGSIALGHNGNLVNTAQLAEMVADLPRKDGRATQVAATNDTDLVTALLAGQTDDDGKPLTIEEAAAKVLPDVKGAFSLVFMDEHTLYAARDPQGIRPLVLGRLERGWVVASESAALDICGASFVREIEPGELVAIDENGLRTSRFAEAKPKGCVFEYVYLARPDTDIAGRNVYLSRVEMGRKLAAEAPVEADLVIATPESGTPAAIGYAEASGIPFGAGLVKNAYVGRTFIQPSQTIRQLGIRLKLNPLKEVIKGKRLVVVDDSIVRGNTQRALVRMLREAGAAEIHIRISSPPVKWPCFFGIDFATRAELIANGMSVDEICTSMGADSLAYISLDAMIEATTIAKPNLCRACFDGEYPMELPDPELLGKQLLETELAAGPAATAASDALRRP; the protein is encoded by the coding sequence GTGCCCCGTGGTGATGGACGACTCAACCACGACCTGCTCCCCGGAGAGAAAGGCCCCCAGGACGCTTGCGGCGTCTTCGGTGTCTGGGCTCCGGGTGAAGAGGTCGCCAAGCTCACCTATTTCGGACTGTATGCCCTGCAGCACCGTGGACAGGAGTCCGCGGGTATTGCTGTGAGCAATGGGTCCCAGATCCTGGTCTTCAAGGACATGGGACTGGTCTCGCAAGTCTTCGACGAAACGTCTCTGGGATCTCTCCAGGGCCATATCGCGGTCGGTCATGCCCGCTACTCCACCACCGGTGCCTCGGTGTGGGAGAACGCGCAGCCGACGTTCCGTGCGACCGCGCACGGCTCGATCGCCCTGGGTCACAACGGCAACCTGGTCAATACGGCCCAGCTCGCCGAGATGGTCGCCGACCTTCCCCGCAAGGACGGCCGCGCCACCCAGGTCGCCGCGACGAACGACACCGATCTGGTGACCGCGCTGCTCGCCGGCCAGACCGATGACGACGGCAAGCCGCTCACCATCGAGGAGGCCGCCGCCAAGGTGCTTCCCGATGTGAAGGGCGCCTTCTCGCTGGTCTTCATGGACGAGCACACCCTTTACGCCGCCCGTGACCCGCAGGGCATCCGGCCGCTGGTCCTCGGCCGGCTGGAGCGTGGCTGGGTGGTGGCCTCCGAGTCCGCCGCCCTCGACATCTGCGGTGCCAGCTTCGTCCGCGAGATCGAGCCGGGCGAACTCGTCGCCATCGACGAGAACGGCCTGCGCACCTCGCGCTTCGCGGAAGCGAAGCCCAAGGGATGTGTCTTCGAGTACGTCTATCTGGCCCGCCCCGACACCGACATCGCCGGGCGCAACGTCTACCTCTCCCGGGTGGAGATGGGCCGCAAGCTGGCCGCCGAGGCCCCCGTCGAGGCCGATCTGGTCATAGCGACACCGGAATCCGGCACCCCCGCCGCCATCGGATACGCGGAGGCCAGCGGCATCCCGTTCGGCGCCGGCCTGGTGAAGAACGCCTACGTCGGCCGGACCTTCATCCAGCCGTCCCAGACCATCCGCCAGCTGGGCATCCGCCTCAAGCTGAACCCGCTCAAGGAAGTCATCAAGGGCAAGCGCCTGGTGGTCGTCGACGACTCGATCGTCCGCGGCAACACCCAGCGCGCACTGGTCCGGATGCTCCGCGAGGCCGGGGCCGCCGAGATCCACATCCGGATCTCGTCCCCGCCGGTGAAGTGGCCCTGCTTCTTCGGCATCGACTTCGCGACCCGCGCCGAGCTGATCGCCAACGGCATGTCGGTCGACGAGATCTGTACGTCGATGGGCGCCGACTCGCTCGCGTACATCTCGCTCGACGCGATGATCGAGGCGACGACGATCGCCAAGCCGAACCTGTGCCGGGCCTGCTTCGACGGTGAGTACCCGATGGAGCTGCCGGACCCGGAGCTGCTCGGCAAGCAGCTGCTGGAGACCGAGCTGGCGGCAGGCCCCGCGGCGACCGCGGCGTCCGACGCACTGCGTCGTCCGTGA
- the purL gene encoding phosphoribosylformylglycinamidine synthase subunit PurL: MSLDTVKHAAETPDVAQPWKELGLKEDEYARIREILGRRPTGAELAMYSVMWSEHCSYKSSKVHLKQFGEKVPANDAMLVGIGENAGVVDVGQGYAVTFKVESHNHPSYIEPYQGAATGVGGIVRDILAMGARPVAVVDPLRFGAADHPDTKRVLPGVVAGIGGYGNCLGLPNIGGEVVFDACYQGNPLVNAGCIGVMKHEDIHLAKASGPGNKVILYGARTGGDGIGGVSVLASETFESTGPAKRPAVQVGDPFQEKLLIECTLEIFKEKLVAGIQDLGGAGLSCATSELASAGSGGMRVELDTVPLRDSSLSPEEILMSESQERMCAIVEPQHVGRFLEICEKWDVIATVIGEVTEGSQLEIFWHGEQIVDVPPRSVAHEGPTYHRPFARPSWQDALQADDAGKLARPANGAELREQVLQLVASPNQASKSWITDQYDRFVQGNTVLAMPEDAGMVRIDEKSNLGVAMATDGNGRYTKLDPYTGAQLALAESYRNVAASGAKPLAISDCLNFGSPEDPDVMWQFAEVTRGLADGCLELGTPVTGGNVSLYNQTGETAIHPTPVVAVLGVIDDVTRRTPVAFAEEGQLLYLLGDTREEFGGSAWSEVVHGHLGGMPPKVDLGREKLLGEILISASRDGMIDAAHDLSDGGLIQAVTESCLRGGKGARLVVPDGLDAFTFLFSESAGRAVVSVPRSEELRFNDMCGARGLPVTRIGVVDGEEIEIQGEFSIALSELRAAHEATIPALLA; this comes from the coding sequence ATGAGCCTGGATACGGTCAAGCACGCGGCCGAGACCCCGGACGTCGCGCAGCCCTGGAAGGAGCTCGGCCTCAAGGAGGACGAGTACGCCCGGATCCGCGAGATCCTGGGCCGCCGTCCCACCGGCGCCGAGCTCGCCATGTACTCCGTGATGTGGTCCGAGCACTGCTCGTACAAGAGCAGCAAGGTCCACCTCAAGCAGTTCGGCGAGAAGGTTCCCGCCAACGACGCGATGCTCGTCGGCATCGGCGAGAACGCCGGTGTGGTCGACGTCGGTCAGGGTTACGCGGTCACCTTCAAGGTCGAGTCGCACAACCACCCCTCGTACATCGAGCCCTACCAGGGCGCGGCGACCGGCGTCGGCGGCATCGTCCGCGACATCCTCGCCATGGGTGCCCGCCCGGTCGCGGTCGTCGACCCGCTGCGCTTCGGCGCGGCCGACCACCCCGACACCAAGCGGGTCCTGCCCGGCGTCGTCGCGGGCATCGGTGGCTACGGCAACTGCCTGGGCCTGCCGAACATCGGCGGCGAGGTCGTCTTCGACGCCTGCTACCAGGGCAACCCGCTGGTCAACGCCGGCTGCATCGGCGTGATGAAGCACGAGGACATCCACCTGGCCAAGGCCTCCGGCCCCGGCAACAAGGTGATCCTTTACGGCGCCCGCACCGGCGGCGACGGCATCGGCGGCGTCTCGGTGCTGGCCTCGGAGACCTTCGAGTCGACCGGCCCCGCGAAGCGTCCGGCCGTCCAGGTGGGCGACCCGTTCCAGGAGAAGCTCCTCATCGAGTGCACCCTGGAGATCTTCAAGGAGAAGCTCGTCGCGGGCATCCAGGACCTCGGTGGTGCGGGCCTGTCCTGCGCCACGTCCGAGCTGGCCTCCGCGGGCTCCGGCGGTATGCGCGTCGAGCTGGACACCGTGCCGCTGCGCGACTCCTCCCTCTCGCCCGAGGAAATCCTCATGAGCGAGTCGCAGGAGCGCATGTGCGCGATCGTCGAGCCGCAGCATGTCGGGCGCTTCCTGGAGATCTGCGAGAAGTGGGACGTCATCGCCACCGTCATCGGTGAGGTGACCGAGGGCTCCCAGCTGGAGATCTTCTGGCACGGCGAGCAGATCGTGGACGTACCGCCGCGGTCCGTCGCGCACGAGGGCCCGACGTACCACCGCCCGTTCGCCCGCCCGTCCTGGCAGGACGCGCTGCAGGCCGACGACGCGGGCAAGCTGGCCCGCCCGGCGAACGGCGCCGAGCTGCGTGAGCAGGTCCTCCAGCTGGTCGCCTCGCCGAACCAGGCGTCGAAGTCCTGGATCACGGACCAGTACGACCGGTTCGTGCAGGGCAACACCGTGCTCGCGATGCCCGAGGACGCCGGCATGGTCCGGATCGACGAGAAGTCGAACCTGGGCGTGGCCATGGCGACCGACGGCAACGGCCGGTACACCAAGCTCGACCCGTACACCGGTGCGCAGCTCGCGCTGGCGGAGTCGTACCGCAATGTCGCCGCCTCCGGCGCCAAGCCGCTCGCGATCTCGGACTGCCTGAACTTCGGTTCGCCCGAGGACCCGGACGTCATGTGGCAGTTCGCCGAGGTCACCCGTGGTCTGGCGGACGGGTGCCTGGAGCTGGGCACCCCGGTCACCGGCGGCAATGTGTCGCTGTACAACCAGACCGGTGAGACGGCGATCCACCCGACCCCGGTCGTGGCCGTGCTCGGTGTGATCGACGATGTCACCCGGCGTACGCCGGTCGCCTTCGCGGAAGAGGGCCAGCTCCTCTACCTGCTGGGCGACACGCGTGAGGAGTTCGGCGGCTCGGCCTGGTCCGAGGTCGTTCACGGCCACCTGGGCGGCATGCCGCCCAAGGTCGACCTGGGCCGCGAGAAGCTGCTCGGCGAGATCCTGATCTCGGCCTCCCGCGACGGCATGATCGACGCGGCGCACGACCTCTCCGACGGCGGCCTGATCCAGGCGGTCACCGAGTCCTGCCTGCGCGGCGGGAAGGGTGCCCGGCTGGTCGTGCCGGACGGTCTGGACGCGTTCACCTTCCTCTTCTCCGAGTCGGCGGGGCGCGCGGTCGTCTCCGTTCCGCGGAGTGAGGAGCTTCGCTTCAACGACATGTGCGGGGCGCGGGGTCTGCCCGTCACCCGCATCGGTGTCGTGGACGGCGAGGAGATCGAGATCCAGGGCGAGTTCAGCATTGCGCTGAGCGAGCTGCGCGCGGCGCACGAGGCGACCATTCCGGCTCTGCTGGCCTGA
- a CDS encoding TetR/AcrR family transcriptional regulator, producing MTEGMSLRERKKLRTRHRLLTVATKLFAERGFDKVSVAEIAEAGEVSKMTVFNYFASKEDLVLAPMEEHVGDVARVVRDRAPGESAVAAVRRQFLAAVEARDPSAGMSDAPLVLGLRRLIQETPALLIRAHAFSMRSFDLLADVLVKEGEEPSIARIAAAQLIATRNSLIGANQLRLLAGEPADAVAPDAVALAERGFELLDKGLGDFATRR from the coding sequence ATGACTGAGGGGATGAGTCTGCGCGAGCGCAAGAAGCTCCGGACGCGACACCGTCTGCTGACCGTCGCCACGAAGCTCTTCGCCGAGCGCGGCTTCGACAAGGTCTCGGTCGCCGAGATCGCCGAAGCGGGCGAGGTGTCGAAGATGACCGTCTTCAACTACTTCGCGAGCAAGGAAGACCTCGTCCTCGCTCCCATGGAGGAGCACGTCGGCGATGTCGCGCGGGTGGTCCGGGACCGGGCACCCGGTGAGTCCGCGGTGGCCGCGGTGCGGCGCCAGTTCCTGGCCGCCGTCGAGGCCCGTGACCCCTCGGCCGGAATGAGCGACGCGCCGTTGGTGCTCGGGCTGCGCCGGCTGATCCAGGAGACGCCGGCGCTGCTCATCCGGGCCCACGCCTTCTCGATGCGCTCCTTCGACCTGCTCGCCGACGTCCTGGTGAAGGAGGGGGAGGAGCCGTCCATCGCCCGGATCGCGGCCGCCCAGCTGATTGCCACCCGCAACTCCCTCATCGGCGCGAACCAACTGCGCCTGCTGGCGGGGGAGCCGGCGGACGCGGTCGCGCCGGATGCCGTCGCGCTCGCCGAGCGCGGCTTCGAGCTGCTGGACAAGGGACTCGGCGACTTCGCCACCCGGCGCTGA
- the bldC gene encoding developmental transcriptional regulator BldC, translating to MTARTPDAEPLLTPAEVATMFRVDPKTVTRWAKAGKLTSIRTLGGHRRYREAEVRALLAGIPQQRSEA from the coding sequence ATGACCGCTCGCACCCCTGATGCCGAGCCGCTGCTGACCCCGGCTGAGGTTGCCACGATGTTCCGCGTGGACCCGAAGACGGTTACACGCTGGGCCAAGGCAGGCAAGCTCACGTCCATCCGCACGCTCGGTGGACATCGCCGGTACCGCGAGGCAGAGGTCCGCGCACTGCTTGCGGGTATTCCGCAGCAGCGCAGCGAGGCCTGA
- a CDS encoding maleylpyruvate isomerase family mycothiol-dependent enzyme, translating to MPPSQKRARRYDPVRTRAAVLAQFAHVREAVRALTPEQLALPTRLGDWTVRELAVHLTMGLSRVTRSLELPEPAGPKPELTLLAWPFSTADRAERIADGTRALAADRPDLDVLYGETAAGFEELVPGDPGDRLLPTPAGTMRLADFLVTRTVELVVHTDDLNEAAGLGIPYDRQALAACTRLLADALAEKAPGGSVEVRVPPFAVVQCVQGPKHTRGTPPNVVETDPLTWIRLATGRTEWTSALDAAKVGASGERADLAMLLPLMG from the coding sequence ATGCCGCCTTCCCAGAAACGAGCCCGCCGCTACGACCCGGTCAGGACCCGCGCCGCGGTCCTGGCTCAGTTCGCCCATGTCCGGGAGGCCGTCCGCGCACTGACGCCCGAACAGCTCGCGCTGCCGACCCGGCTCGGCGACTGGACCGTGCGCGAATTGGCCGTACACCTGACCATGGGGCTCTCGCGCGTCACCCGGAGCCTGGAGCTGCCCGAACCCGCCGGGCCGAAGCCCGAGCTGACGCTCCTCGCGTGGCCGTTCTCGACCGCGGACCGGGCCGAGCGCATCGCCGACGGCACCAGGGCGCTCGCCGCGGACCGGCCGGATCTGGACGTGCTGTACGGGGAGACCGCCGCGGGGTTCGAGGAGCTGGTGCCCGGCGACCCCGGTGACCGGCTGCTGCCGACCCCGGCCGGCACGATGCGGCTGGCCGACTTCCTGGTCACCCGTACCGTCGAACTCGTCGTGCACACCGACGATCTGAACGAGGCGGCCGGCCTCGGCATCCCGTACGACCGGCAGGCCCTCGCCGCCTGCACCCGGCTGCTCGCCGACGCCCTCGCCGAGAAGGCACCGGGCGGCTCGGTCGAGGTGCGCGTACCGCCGTTCGCCGTCGTCCAGTGCGTCCAGGGTCCCAAGCACACCCGGGGTACGCCGCCCAATGTCGTCGAGACCGATCCGCTGACCTGGATCCGTCTCGCCACCGGACGTACGGAGTGGACGTCGGCGCTCGACGCGGCGAAGGTCGGCGCCAGCGGCGAGCGCGCCGATCTCGCCATGCTGCTGCCCCTGATGGGCTGA
- a CDS encoding DUF6274 family protein yields the protein MPASAGHEIRALPRARPAAASGFHHLARHRPAHHRLLRLAMGPVTASRAALPSKPPDRHARRQDGASGARNQSPSTG from the coding sequence ATGCCGGCGTCCGCCGGGCACGAGATCCGCGCGCTCCCGCGCGCCCGTCCGGCCGCCGCTTCCGGCTTCCATCACCTCGCTCGCCACCGTCCGGCCCACCATCGGCTTCTGCGGCTCGCCATGGGGCCTGTGACGGCCTCCCGGGCCGCTCTCCCGTCCAAGCCGCCGGACCGGCACGCCCGGCGCCAGGACGGGGCCTCAGGGGCCCGGAACCAAAGCCCCTCGACCGGGTGA
- a CDS encoding DUF3073 domain-containing protein has protein sequence MGRGRAKAKQTKVARQLKYSSGGTDLSRLANELGASPSSQPPNAEPFEDDDEEDDPYAQYADLYNDDEDEDEDDKSGPSSKRRGA, from the coding sequence ATGGGGCGCGGCCGGGCAAAGGCCAAGCAGACCAAGGTCGCCCGCCAGCTGAAGTACAGCAGCGGCGGGACTGACCTGTCGCGTCTGGCCAATGAGCTGGGCGCATCGCCTTCGAGTCAACCACCGAACGCAGAGCCGTTCGAGGACGACGACGAGGAAGATGACCCGTACGCACAGTACGCGGATCTGTACAACGACGACGAGGACGAGGACGAGGACGACAAGTCCGGTCCGTCGTCCAAGCGCCGCGGCGCTTGA
- a CDS encoding Leu/Phe/Val dehydrogenase has translation MTDVTDGILHTLFHSDQGGHEQVVLCQDRASGLKAVIAIHSTALGPALGGTRFYPYASEEEAVADALNLSRGMSYKNAMAGLDHGGGKAVIIGDSAQIEGDRRTELLLAYGRCVASLGGRYVTACDVGTYVADMDVVARECRWTTGRSPENGGAGDSSVLTAFGVFQGMRASAQHLWGDPTLRGRKVAVAGVGKVGHHLVEHLLSDGAEVVITDVRDESVRRVTGLHPEVAVAADTDALIRTEGLDIYAPCALGGALNDGSVPVLTAKVVCGAANNQLAHPGIEKDLADRSILYAPDYVVNAGGVIQVADELHGFDFDRCKAKASKIFDTTLAIFARAKEDGIPPAAAADRIAEQRMAEARCTGS, from the coding sequence GTGACCGATGTGACCGACGGCATCCTGCACACCCTGTTCCACTCGGATCAGGGGGGGCACGAGCAGGTCGTGCTCTGCCAGGACCGTGCCAGCGGACTCAAGGCCGTCATCGCCATCCACTCCACCGCCCTGGGCCCGGCCCTCGGCGGTACCCGCTTCTACCCGTACGCCTCCGAGGAGGAGGCCGTCGCGGACGCGCTGAACCTGTCGCGCGGTATGTCGTACAAGAACGCCATGGCCGGCCTCGACCACGGCGGCGGCAAGGCCGTGATCATCGGCGACTCTGCGCAGATCGAGGGCGACCGACGAACGGAACTGCTGCTGGCCTACGGCCGGTGCGTGGCCTCGCTCGGCGGCCGCTACGTCACGGCCTGCGACGTCGGCACCTATGTCGCCGACATGGACGTCGTCGCCCGCGAGTGCCGCTGGACCACCGGCCGCTCCCCCGAGAACGGCGGCGCCGGCGACTCCTCGGTCCTCACCGCGTTCGGTGTCTTCCAGGGCATGCGGGCCTCCGCCCAGCACCTCTGGGGCGACCCGACTCTGCGTGGCCGAAAAGTGGCGGTCGCCGGAGTCGGCAAGGTCGGTCACCACCTGGTCGAGCATCTGCTCTCGGACGGTGCCGAGGTCGTGATCACGGATGTGCGGGACGAGTCCGTGCGCCGCGTCACCGGGCTGCACCCCGAGGTCGCCGTCGCCGCGGACACCGACGCGCTGATCCGTACCGAGGGCCTCGACATCTACGCCCCGTGCGCGCTCGGCGGCGCCCTGAACGACGGCTCCGTGCCGGTACTCACCGCCAAGGTGGTGTGCGGCGCGGCCAACAACCAGCTCGCGCACCCCGGCATCGAGAAGGACCTCGCGGACCGGTCGATCCTGTACGCACCCGACTACGTGGTGAACGCGGGCGGTGTCATCCAGGTCGCCGACGAGCTGCACGGCTTCGACTTCGACCGGTGCAAGGCCAAGGCGTCGAAGATCTTCGACACCACGCTGGCCATATTCGCACGTGCGAAGGAAGACGGCATTCCACCGGCGGCCGCAGCCGACCGGATCGCCGAGCAGCGCATGGCCGAAGCTCGCTGCACCGGTTCGTAA
- the purM gene encoding phosphoribosylformylglycinamidine cyclo-ligase, whose protein sequence is MSETTGASYAAAGVDIEAGDRAVELMKEWVKKTRRPEVLGGLGGFAGLFDASALKRYERPLLASATDGVGTKVDLARKMGVYDTIGHDLVGMVVDDLVVCGAEPLFMTDYICVGKVHPERVAAIVRGIAEGCVLAGCALVGGETAEHPGLLGPDDFDVAGAGTGVVEADHLLGPERIRKGDAVIAMASSGLHSNGYSLVRHVFFDRAGWALDREVEEFGRTLGEELLEPTKIYSLDCLALIRTTEVHGFSHVTGGGLANNLARVIPDGLHARVDRSTWTPGAVFDLVGKAGQVEQLELEKTLNMGVGMIAIVPAESVDVALTTLADRGVDSWVAGEITERGAHAAGAELVGGYAR, encoded by the coding sequence ATGTCTGAGACAACAGGTGCTTCCTACGCTGCAGCGGGCGTCGACATCGAGGCCGGCGACCGCGCTGTCGAGCTGATGAAGGAGTGGGTGAAGAAGACGCGCCGCCCCGAGGTCCTCGGTGGCCTGGGCGGTTTCGCCGGACTCTTCGACGCCTCGGCACTCAAGCGTTACGAGCGTCCGCTGCTCGCCTCCGCCACCGACGGCGTCGGCACGAAGGTCGACCTCGCCCGGAAGATGGGCGTGTACGACACGATCGGCCACGACCTCGTCGGCATGGTCGTCGACGACCTGGTCGTCTGCGGGGCCGAGCCGCTCTTCATGACGGACTACATCTGCGTCGGCAAGGTGCACCCCGAGCGTGTCGCGGCCATCGTGAGGGGCATCGCCGAAGGCTGTGTCCTCGCGGGCTGCGCCCTGGTCGGCGGCGAGACCGCCGAGCACCCGGGTCTCCTCGGGCCGGACGACTTCGATGTCGCGGGCGCCGGTACGGGCGTGGTCGAGGCCGACCACCTGCTCGGCCCGGAACGTATCCGTAAGGGTGACGCGGTGATCGCCATGGCGTCGTCCGGTCTTCACTCCAACGGGTACTCGCTCGTCCGGCACGTGTTCTTCGACCGGGCCGGCTGGGCGCTGGACCGCGAGGTCGAGGAGTTCGGCCGGACGCTCGGCGAGGAGCTCCTGGAGCCCACCAAGATCTACTCGCTGGACTGCCTGGCCCTGATCCGTACGACCGAGGTGCACGGCTTCAGCCATGTCACCGGCGGCGGCCTGGCCAACAACCTGGCCCGGGTCATCCCGGACGGGCTGCACGCCCGGGTCGACCGTTCCACCTGGACGCCCGGCGCGGTCTTCGACCTGGTCGGCAAGGCCGGTCAGGTCGAGCAGCTGGAGCTGGAGAAGACGCTCAACATGGGCGTCGGCATGATCGCGATCGTTCCGGCCGAGTCCGTGGACGTGGCCTTGACGACGCTGGCCGACCGTGGGGTCGACTCCTGGGTCGCGGGCGAGATCACGGAGCGCGGTGCACACGCCGCGGGCGCGGAGCTGGTGGGCGGATACGCGCGATAG